A region of Caballeronia insecticola DNA encodes the following proteins:
- a CDS encoding MarR family winged helix-turn-helix transcriptional regulator — MPIQHDEPDALSKFTGSLVRRAQQRHVSVWLSEVSAEITSVQYAALEILHRKPGVNQRQLGDDLDVDRSTIADLVARMVRNELIKRSDDPVDKRSYVLFLTPAGKKQLATLRPRVEEVERILTARLTRAERLELRRLLAALLPSGE; from the coding sequence TTGCCGATCCAACACGACGAGCCCGACGCGCTCTCCAAATTCACGGGCAGCCTCGTGCGCCGCGCCCAGCAGCGCCATGTTTCGGTATGGCTCAGCGAAGTCTCGGCGGAAATCACGAGCGTCCAGTACGCGGCGCTCGAAATCCTGCATAGAAAGCCGGGCGTCAATCAACGGCAACTCGGCGATGACCTCGACGTCGACCGTTCGACCATCGCCGATCTGGTTGCGCGCATGGTGCGTAACGAGCTGATCAAACGCTCCGACGATCCGGTCGACAAACGAAGCTATGTGCTCTTTCTGACGCCTGCGGGCAAGAAGCAGCTTGCGACGTTGCGGCCGCGTGTCGAGGAAGTCGAGCGCATTCTCACCGCGAGGCTGACGCGGGCGGAGCGGCTGGAACTGCGACGTCTGCTCGCCGCGCTGCTGCCGTCGGGCGAATAG
- a CDS encoding ABC transporter substrate-binding protein, with the protein MFRNGMLAAAGLLACMSATAVHAQVATGDTAQKKIALSNSFAGNAWRQSMLKSWSAVSQQAVSDKKIAAAPAFTTAENQVTEQAQQVQNLILQGYNAIVIDAVSPTALNGTIKKACAAGVVVVSFDGIVDEPCAYRVNFDFKGWAEQGVDYLAQHLNGKGNILEVRGVAGISVDNLMHEGVLEGMKKHPGMKLVGSVNGDWTQSVAQKAVAGILPTLPQVDGVATEGEMSFGIAQAFKAANRPAPPMIIGSTYPELQWWNEQTKSGYQSRSLSNPPGAVSFAFWVAQQVLAGKKIPKDVTINVPLLAISQQELPAKLAATPPGGIADVTYTLPQTVALLDKK; encoded by the coding sequence ATGTTCCGTAATGGAATGCTGGCCGCAGCCGGTCTGCTCGCATGCATGAGCGCGACCGCCGTGCACGCGCAAGTTGCCACCGGCGACACCGCGCAGAAAAAGATCGCGCTGTCCAACAGCTTCGCGGGCAACGCGTGGCGGCAGTCGATGTTGAAGAGCTGGTCCGCGGTATCGCAGCAGGCCGTCAGCGACAAGAAAATCGCCGCGGCACCCGCGTTCACGACCGCCGAGAATCAGGTGACCGAGCAGGCGCAGCAGGTGCAGAACCTCATCCTGCAAGGCTATAACGCGATTGTCATCGACGCGGTGTCGCCCACTGCGCTCAACGGCACGATCAAGAAGGCCTGCGCGGCGGGCGTCGTGGTGGTGTCGTTCGACGGCATCGTCGATGAGCCGTGCGCGTATCGCGTCAACTTCGACTTCAAGGGCTGGGCGGAGCAAGGCGTCGACTATCTCGCGCAGCATCTGAACGGCAAAGGCAATATCCTCGAAGTGCGCGGCGTCGCGGGCATCTCCGTCGACAACCTCATGCATGAAGGCGTGCTCGAAGGGATGAAGAAGCATCCCGGCATGAAACTGGTCGGCTCGGTCAACGGCGACTGGACGCAATCGGTTGCGCAGAAGGCCGTCGCGGGCATCCTGCCGACGCTGCCTCAGGTCGATGGCGTGGCGACCGAAGGCGAGATGTCGTTCGGCATCGCTCAGGCATTCAAGGCGGCGAACCGTCCTGCGCCGCCGATGATCATCGGCAGCACGTATCCCGAGCTGCAATGGTGGAACGAGCAGACGAAGAGCGGCTATCAGTCACGCTCGTTGTCGAATCCGCCGGGCGCGGTGAGTTTCGCATTCTGGGTCGCGCAGCAAGTGCTCGCGGGCAAGAAGATCCCGAAGGACGTGACCATCAACGTGCCGTTGCTCGCGATCTCGCAGCAGGAGTTGCCGGCGAAGCTCGCGGCCACGCCGCCGGGCGGTATCGCCGATGTGACGTACACGCTGCCGCAAACGGTCGCGCTGCTCGACAAGAAGTAA
- a CDS encoding sugar ABC transporter ATP-binding protein produces the protein MAATSNVSEPGTLIRFEGIGKSFGRVRALAEIDFSFSQGECVGIAGHNGAGKSTLMAVLAGVYPPTQGSIEVDGKPAPHYDANAARVAGVRCVFQELSLCSNLSVAENMCVVHPKLRGRGWRRRATALMREQLEAIFPGNGLKGNELVSDLTLTQQQMVEIARGFTVTDTPVRLVILDEPTSSLDAHTADQLLAFVRRAAQSGITCVLITHMLGEIERVADRVMVMRDGGIVGVLAREQSSRESIIQAMGQHLDADATPGIARTRAGHDGVRPFRWQVGAGRNTAIEAARGEIVGFAGLAGQGQTEALLSIYEAATGHGAGRAKVAFVAGDRGRDGVFPVWSIAQNLDLRWLFGGPKRRRGLVDAVAAREVAETWRARIGIRGASMNAGILSLSGGNQQKVLFARAFASDADLILMDDPTRGVDVGTKRDIYQLVHDEAAKGRTFVWYTTENEELSHCDRTYVFRSGAVTRVLSADECTEENLLAASFQEQAA, from the coding sequence ATGGCCGCAACATCGAATGTGAGTGAACCCGGCACGCTGATTCGCTTCGAAGGCATCGGCAAGAGTTTCGGGCGCGTGCGCGCGCTGGCGGAGATCGATTTTTCGTTTTCGCAGGGCGAATGCGTGGGCATTGCCGGGCACAACGGCGCGGGCAAATCGACCTTGATGGCCGTGCTCGCGGGCGTGTATCCGCCGACGCAAGGCAGCATCGAGGTCGATGGCAAACCCGCGCCGCATTACGACGCCAACGCCGCGCGCGTGGCGGGCGTGCGCTGCGTGTTCCAGGAGCTGTCGCTGTGCTCGAACCTGAGCGTCGCGGAGAACATGTGCGTCGTGCATCCGAAGCTGCGCGGACGCGGCTGGCGCCGGCGCGCGACCGCGTTGATGCGCGAACAGCTCGAAGCCATCTTTCCCGGCAACGGCCTGAAGGGCAACGAACTCGTTTCCGATCTCACGCTTACGCAGCAGCAGATGGTCGAGATCGCGCGCGGCTTCACCGTGACCGACACGCCCGTGCGTCTCGTGATTCTCGATGAACCGACATCGTCGCTCGACGCCCACACCGCCGACCAGTTGCTCGCGTTCGTGCGCCGCGCGGCGCAGAGCGGCATTACGTGCGTGCTTATCACGCATATGCTGGGCGAGATCGAGCGCGTGGCGGATCGCGTGATGGTGATGCGCGACGGCGGCATCGTCGGGGTATTGGCGCGCGAGCAGTCGAGTCGCGAGTCGATCATTCAGGCGATGGGGCAGCATCTCGACGCCGACGCGACGCCCGGCATCGCGCGCACGCGAGCCGGGCACGATGGCGTGCGGCCGTTCCGCTGGCAGGTCGGCGCGGGACGAAACACGGCTATCGAGGCGGCGCGCGGCGAGATCGTCGGCTTTGCGGGACTCGCGGGGCAGGGACAGACCGAGGCGCTGCTGTCGATCTACGAAGCGGCGACGGGGCACGGCGCGGGCCGCGCAAAGGTCGCGTTCGTCGCGGGCGATCGTGGCCGCGACGGCGTGTTCCCCGTCTGGTCGATCGCGCAGAATCTCGACCTGCGCTGGCTATTCGGTGGCCCGAAACGGCGGCGCGGTCTCGTCGATGCCGTTGCCGCGCGCGAAGTGGCCGAGACATGGCGCGCGCGGATCGGCATTCGCGGCGCATCGATGAACGCGGGCATTCTCTCGCTGTCGGGCGGGAATCAGCAGAAGGTGCTGTTCGCGCGCGCGTTCGCCTCCGACGCCGATCTCATCCTGATGGACGATCCCACGCGCGGCGTCGATGTCGGCACCAAACGCGATATCTATCAACTCGTGCACGACGAAGCCGCGAAGGGTCGAACGTTTGTCTGGTACACGACCGAGAACGAGGAACTGTCGCACTGCGACCGCACTTACGTGTTCCGCTCGGGCGCCGTCACGCGCGTGCTGAGCGCCGACGAATGCACGGAGGAGAACCTGCTCGCAGCCAGTTTCCAGGAGCAGGCCGCATGA